DNA sequence from the Rattus rattus isolate New Zealand chromosome 2, Rrattus_CSIRO_v1, whole genome shotgun sequence genome:
GCCGGTTCCAGGACTGGTGCAGCCCCATTTAGGAGGTAGGAGCCAGCACTCATTGGAAGCTGTCGCATGCAGAGCCAAACTGAGAGTGGACAGTCACCCAAGAACAATAATCTGCATTAGGGTAATAAGGATTTGAGGAGGAAAAGCGTATCCCAGGGTCTGCGCAGCAGGGTTCTAATAACACCCTTAATTGGCAGAATCATAGATGCCCTGGGTCTCCAAAGCGACTCCAATGACAGATACCATGAGCATCTGGGCATAaaggacacccccaccccaagggcCTTGGAAACGTTTTGCAGATACTCTAGGCGCTGCCTCCACTTGTCATCCTCCTTGGTCACAGCCTTACCATGCCATCAGAGCAGTTGGAGCGCGGGCTGGACGCGTCTGAGTCGCCGCTGTAGTGCTCACTGCCACGGCCTGGGGGCAGCGGGCCAGGTGCGTAGAAGGCAGCGGCGCCAGGGGGCGCGGCGTCCTGGTCGCGCAGCAGAGCCTGCAGACCTTCAATGTAGCGGATGGCGTTGCGCAGGATCTCCACCTTGGGTAGCCGCTGGTTCGGGTTGCTGGACGTGCAGCGCTTAAGCGTCTCGAAGGCCTCGTTCACTTTGCTCAGGCGGCGCCGCTCACGCATGGTGGCGGCCTTGCGGCGATCAGCGTTAGTGGTCTTGCGCTTGCACGCCTTGCAGGCCCACAGCAAGCAGCGACCCGCCTGGTGGTGCCCGCTGGGCGCGCGCACATGCTCATCCTCGCGAGCGCCTGGGCCTGGGTGCACCGTAGTGGGGAAGTGTGCGTGCTCCTCCGGCTTCAGGAGGGCTCCCACGTGCACCAGGCGCGGGTCCAGGTCCTCAGCGCAGGTCTGGTGAGTCGAAACACGGATCATCATAGAAGTCATCGGCTGTCgcaaaggagcagagagagccgTCGGGGCCTAGCAAGTCTGTGTCCCGGAGTGGCGGCGATAGTAGCTCCATGTCCCAGTTCTGGGTCCTGCCTCTTGCTCAACCCAAGCCTGAAGAGTCGTCTTAACTTTCTGTCACTCCTGAACTGGTACAATGGTTCTGTGTGGTTGGAATGCACACCAGctgtcctgccttccctcctgtCCTGTCCCGTCCAAAATTGTAGTGAAAAGCAGTCGCGTCCTGGGGCGTCCCTAGCTAGCTGAAGCAAACGCCCTGGGCTGTTGTAGGCTGCTTGCCAGGGAGGAGGGCGAGACTGGCAGTCAAACTTGCGATAGCACTTGGCTATCGGTGCAGCCTGCCCAAGTCAATTTTTCTCCTCAGCCTTCTGTGTGTGACTTCAGTGTTCCTTCAGGAGCTGACCTCAGACTCCATCCTTTGTGATTTGTAGGGATGCCAGGCACAGCATAGGAGTTAAGTAGATTGCAGGTGGTTCAGAGAGACTCAGGGCCACAGGGCAAAGACACCTCTAGAGAAGATCCAGGAGAAATGGTGACACCCAGAAGTTGAGCCAGAGGGCAAATGGGCAGAGACAGTGAGACTCAAAATGTCTAGGTGGGCAAACCGGAGACAAACGATTTACCTGACAGTGTTATGGTCATTTCTCACTAAATGGCTCAGAGAACATCCTGATCTTTCAAGGAGCTTAAGTCCAGCTTATCTATATTGTGGTAGATCATCATCGAAACTTAAAGCCATTCTAAAACTGGGTGGACAGCccaaggaaaagagggagggagagggaggctccACCCAACTTATGGGTCTGTTCTGAACAGATTCCTTCTGGAAGTGTCTAGAGACTAAAGGCGGGAAGAGGACTCTCGAAGCCGGTTGTCTAGGTTGATCTCTGTTTCTACAAGAAGAAAACCGTTTTTTGCTCCCAGAGGCCATGGGGAAATGCCTTTCTTAAGGGTCGTGATGGCCAGAACTTGGCCTGAGGATCTCACCTACAGTAGAGTCCGCACAATTTTGTTGAGATGACCTCTTCCCAAGTCTGTGTCCACTACATACCCAGGGAACAATGACAAGGGTCCAAGATGCTTTATAATCAGATTGTGTTTGNNNNNNNNNNNNNNNNNNNNNNNNNNNNNNNNNNNNNNNNNNNNNNNNNNNNNNNNNNNNNNNNNNNNNNNNNNNNNNNNNNNNNNNNNNNNNNNNNNNNtatgttcatagcagccttatttctaatagccagaagctggaaagaacccagatgcccttcaacagaggaatggatacagaaaatgtggtacatctacacaatggaatattactcagctatcaaaaacaatgactttatgaaattcataggcaaatggatggaactggaaaatctcttcctgagtgaggtaacccaatcacagaaaaacacacatggtatgcactcattgataagtggctattagcccaactGCTTGAaatatcctagatgcacagaacacatgaaactgcttcactccttctttaaaaggggaacaaaaacacccttgggagggaatagggaggcaaagcttagaacagaggcagaaggaacacccattcagagcctgtcccacatgtggcccatacatatacagccacccaattagataagatggatgaagcaaagaagtgcaggctgacaggaacagaatgtagatctctcctgtgagacacagccagaatacagcaaatacataggcgaatgccatcattaaaccactgaactgagaacggatccttgctgaaggaatcagagaaaggactgaaagagcttgaaggggcttgagaactCATagcgaacaacaatgccaaccacccagagcttccagggactaagccactacccaaagactatacagggactgaccctgggctccaacctcataggtagcaatgaatagcctagtaagagcaccagtggaaggggaagcccttggtcctgctaagactaaacccccagtgaacatgattgttggggagagggcagtaatgggggaggatggggaggggaacacccatagaaggagggatgaggggggggatgttggccaggaaaccggaaggaataacaattgaaatgtaagtaagaaatactcaagttaataaagattaaacaaaaaaagagccAATGTTGTCCATGAAAGCATGTTTTAGTAGCAGCTCTGGGGAGACAGatcagaaaggagaaaattcAGCACTGTTCAATGAGACTGGGACATGAGACTGACCATCTCATATAAAGTTGAAGCTATATTTCCAATCTATGCTCAGCTGTATTTAAATGtgctaagttttaaaatttattcaatgAATAGATGATTATACTAAGGAAATACACTTTTTAACTTGAAGTGCAAAAGACATTTAAATCCTACCACAAGTGTAGGTTCCTATGCTTATTTTTGACCACATCGCTCTCTTTTCACTGAGCTgagtttcttaaatattttggatattgctCTTCCTGGATGTATGGCCTGGAAATACTTTCTACCAAGGTAGGAGGGCTCTTTACTATAAGCCATTTCCTCTGTTGTGCAGAAGCcaatgtgatgtgatgtgatgtgatgtgatgtggtgtgatatgtgtgtgtgtgtgtgcgtgtgtgtgtgtacgtataaTTTTAGattaatacagaaagaaattgttGTCACTGTGACATTTCCATGTACgtatatcattttaatttatttttatcaatctTTTCCACCTACTTCCTTCCACTTTCCCTTGCTTATTCCcctcatttctttaaatattctttctttctttctttcattaaatatataGTTCATACCCTATGTAGACCTTCCATCTCCTACCATGTAGATCTTGTTCAAAAGGCCCTTGCAATACTCTATTTGTGGGGATGTAAATTAGGACAGCCACTGTGGAAGGCAGTATAGATGTTCCAAAATATCTGAgcatagaatttcttttttttttcttttttttttcagagctggggaccgaacccagggccttgcatttgctaggcaagcgctctaccactgagctaaatccccaacccctagaatttCTTAAGTAGCATAATAGTCATCCTTTCCAGATCCCCTCCAGTGAGATGAGCATTTAAACAACACTTGCACCCCCTGGTGACTtgtgctgaagttacagatattacatttaataagatttttttttaaatatgtgtctaCACCATaagacaaatgaaactcaagaaggatgaccagaatgcGAATcctcttcactccttctttaaaaagggggaaaagaacactcttgggaggaatagggaggcaaaagctgaacagaggcagaaggaacacccattcagagcctgcccacacatgccacatacagccacccattagataagatggatgaagctgtgaagtacaggctgacaggaacagaatgtagatctctcctgagagacacagccagaatacagcaaatacagaggtgaatgccagcagcaaaccagggaactgagaacaggacctctgttgaaggaaccagagaaagaacttcgaagagcttgaaggggctcgagaccccatatgaacaacaatgccaaccaaccagagcttccagggactaagcccctatccaaagactatacatggactgaccctggactctgacctcataggtagcaatgaatatcctagtaagagcaccagtggaaggggaagcccttggtcctgccaagaatgaatccccagtgaatgtgattgttggggggagggtggtaatgggggggaggatggggagtggaacacccatatagaaggggaggtggaggggctagggggaatgttggccaggaaactgggaaggggaataacaatcaaaatgtaaataagaaatactcaagttaataaagatgggggaaaaaagacaaaacaaaaagaagaatcCGTGTTCTGTAAAGAAAGATATGGTTTTACACAACAGACTTTCGCTCAGTTGCCTTGTCCTCTCTGATCCTCAACTGTTGCTGAATTGTGgtagaggatgtggagaattCCCACTGCCTTTAAGAATCACAGTTAAAGTGGCTGAAGTGTCTGGGCACCACCATCATGGACCGGGAGATGTTTTCAGTTCTATAAGTGGATTTGGAGGGGGACTGATTCCATTCTGTTCTGGAATGTTTCAGTGATCACGGCTTCAGCCtattggagaaaggagagaagacacagacatGGGGGCTGTGTATGCTCTGCTCATAACTCGTTGGACCTGGAAACCATCTTAGCATAAGCTCTTCTAGTATTAGAAATGGAGCAACTGGACACCATGGTGAGCTTGTAGTCAATTTTCATTAGCAAATTAACATTAACCTATGTTTCCCATGTGTTGAAAAGGAGAACAAGCATATTTCAAACAAGTGTAACCCTTTAGAGGTGAGTTTGCAgggtttatatattttcttctggaaAGTTTGCTGTATTTTAAAATGCTCTGCAGCAAGGATGCATAATTACCAAGTAAGTGTTT
Encoded proteins:
- the LOC116892107 gene encoding LOW QUALITY PROTEIN: myoblast determination protein 1-like (The sequence of the model RefSeq protein was modified relative to this genomic sequence to represent the inferred CDS: inserted 2 bases in 1 codon), giving the protein MELLSPPLRDTDLLGPDGSLCSFATADDFYDDPCFDSPDLRXEDLDPRLVHVGALLKPEEHAHFPTTVHPGPGAREDEHVRAPSGHHQAGRCLLWACKACKRKTTNADRRKAATMRERRRLSKVNEAFETLKRCTSSNPNQRLPKVEILRNAIRYIEGLQALLRDQDAAPPGAAAFYAPGPLPPGRGSEHYSGDSDASSPRSNCSDGMMDYSGPPSGPRRQNGYDAAYYSEASSEPRPGKSAAVSSLDCLSSIVERISTDSPAAPSLLLPDAPPESPPAPPEETSSSDAGQGTQTPSPDSTPQCPAGSKPNPIYQVL